From Triticum urartu cultivar G1812 chromosome 2, Tu2.1, whole genome shotgun sequence, a single genomic window includes:
- the LOC125540334 gene encoding general transcription and DNA repair factor IIH subunit TFB2 yields MPQVMVVARNFMDMVAALPAAKLDMLYDSAFICEAVLRSFPPLAKKYVIQMLYVSSPMPAAAMQEWVLDEYASKHKVAIDRLLQLRVFVEVRDRRKEVSYKMNNKFQANMQKYLVSGGCLPREPLPISVTGRLPTLVELENYALDQWECFLLQLINSSQVEKGTTFSSSMMKTFQRGLLSSRDGEAAKLSENGFQFLLMETNAQLWYIMREYISSAEERGVDPTDLISFLLELSFHTQGAAYSLSTLTEVQRVAIMDLMELGLVKLQQGRKDSWFIPTKLATNLSSSLSDSAASKEGIVVVETNFRLYAYSASKLHCEILRLFSRVEYQLPNLIVGAITKESLYGAFDNGITAEQIISFLQQNAHPRVIDKIPIVPENVTDQIRLWENDRNRVEMVLSHVYEDFPSKDMFEQCCDHARDNGYLLWEDAKKMRLIVNAEFHQEMREFLRRQR; encoded by the exons ATGCCTCAGGTAATGGTGGTCGCACGGAACTTCATGGACATGGTGGCTGCACTGCCTGCTGCCAAACTCGATATGCTCTACGATTCCGCCTTCATCTGTGAGGCTGTACTCAG GTCGTTCCCACCGCTGGCAAAGAAGTACGTAATTCAGATGCTGTACGTGTCGTCCCCGATGCCTGCTGCGGCTATGCAGGAGTGGGTGCTGGATGAGTATGCCTCCAAGCACAAGGTTGCCATCGATAGGCTGCTCCAGCTCAGGGTCTTTGTGGAAGTACGTGACAG AAGGAAGGAGGTGAGCTACAAGATGAATAATAAGTTTCAGGCTAACATGCAAAAGTATTTGGTTAGTGG CGGGTGTTTGCCAAGGGAACCGCTACCAATCAGTGTCACTGGCAGATTGCCTACACTGGTGGAACTAGAAAATTATGCTCTTGATCAATGGGAG TGCTTCTTGCTGCAATTGATCAACTCGTCTCAAGTTGAGAAAGGGACCACTTTCAGCTCGTCTATGATGAAGACGTTCCAGCGAGGTCTTCTGAgttcaag GGATGGTGAAGCTGCAAAGTTAAGTGAGAATGGCTTCCAGTTTCTG CTGATGGAGACAAATGCACAGCTTTGGTATATAATGAGAGAATACATTTCATCCGCAGAG GAACGTGGGGTGGACCCCACGGACTTGATATCATTTCTATTGGAGCTTAGTTTTCATACACAAGGAGCG GCTTACAGCCTAAGTACTCTGACAGAAGTCCAAAGAGTTGCAATTATGGATCTGATGGAGCTCGGGTTAGTCAAACTGCAGCAG GGCCGGAAAGATAGCTGGTTCATACCTACAAAATTGGCTACAAATCTCTCATCGAGCTTGTCAGATTCAGCTGCCAGCAAAGAG GGTATTGTGGTTGTGGAGACAAACTTTAGGTTGTATGCGTACTCTGCTTCCAAGCTGCACTGTGAAATTCTACGTCTTTTTTCAAG GGTAGAGTATCAACTCCCGAACCTTATTGTGGGAGCTATTACAAAAGAAAGTCTGTATGGtgcatttgataacgggatcactgCTGAACAG ATAATTTCATTCCTTCAGCAAAATGCCCACCCTCGTGTCATCGACAAAATACCTATAGTCCCAGAGAATGTTACAGATCAG ATTAGGCTGTGGGAGAATGACCGTAACAGGGTCGAGATGGTCCTGTCACACGTATACGAAGATTTTCCGAGCAAG GACATGTTTGAGCAATGCTGTGACCACGCAAGGGATAACGGGTACTTGCTGTGGGAGGACGCGAAGAAGATGCGGTTGATAGTGAACGCGGAGTTCCACCAAGAAATGCGGGAGTTCCTGCGCAGGCAAAGATGA